A single region of the Thermococcus paralvinellae genome encodes:
- a CDS encoding type I restriction endonuclease subunit R: protein MALIPESAVHREIKENLLRIGWEDGNEKFGIEEHKMVSKYSGLEGSLGSFLLWNVLEEKIRELNRGFFANLTEEEEEKVWEEIRGNLEKADEVEMLEYIKYGLPLTSLGRHDRVILIDYDNPANNVFFFLHEAKYPGFPENIKPDFTLFINGIPVVIIEAKAKGIIELEDIDWRRWSKVHGTEEEALTQIRRYERYSKPLFRFVQLGVAYGDKQLYTPTMPRESGGAPAFEWRYPNEERPDVFDLLSPERLLDVLRYYTFFFRKNERGAKRIKVIARWNQYRATKRIIERIEEYLSQSDGKRNGLVWQWQGSGKTFIMFFVANWFLNRYKGRNPVVFFVVDRTDLKEQHSGVFEAVEDREFREHFDVIKNISELRKRIEEMMKSEETGRVIPTGLHITTIQKFQYGKFKDLVRVRKVKGEEKFEAEKAVKKPEVLFLIDEAHRTQYGRLAAVMRALFPRAMFFGFTGTPIFKRSRNTFQEFAYPKDGEYFLDVYFISDSIRDGFTLDITHEVIEEEGVSIALDENKLKAFINAYQLNDPEEVEAFLMGRKKGLKMSSRELAEELRKSRVFLESPREIERFAEYIAKRIYDDTMGFSFKAMVVAVNREACVHFKKALDRAFREYFCSRVRELEKEGKVEVAEHFRELCENAERLSEVVMTYQHNETSEVIEEFKRWLKTRREFQKKDYDTINRLIVERFQEEDYPKVLIVTDMLLTGFDAPILRVMYLYKPIFEHRLLQAVTRVNRPYPNKETGVVVDGVGLLPAVIRVKSIYEMLAKQDPKVLEDFQRNFARSIEEKVKEFEDKLQSVKEELSRIGIEVDVLKAFRKQGRWKELEGEMDRVRNILAPIALDFKGNEPRAVRLFNDLREVVSMYRSLGAHPARLAYMDDMVAVGAVYSAFVRLVGFTGKKSKFWDDLLRFVHEHMEVGPMRELVKVRLGELSGKEASFEIVARFYKLYYQAEDNAHDPVYKAILERLNRLLEEWLNRNMDLKALAKQVKLLEEQAEEYEKKKAGRTWQESLVESVKFYASNYLGLENVELKRFQRELKRLRKLNPRTVRRLSSALFEDIMEAVTGDDLEKYRELSKEIDRLVEESVVPEVRRHVGGAA, encoded by the coding sequence ATGGCTCTGATACCTGAGTCCGCCGTTCATCGGGAGATAAAGGAGAATCTTCTCCGAATCGGCTGGGAGGACGGCAATGAAAAGTTTGGAATTGAGGAGCACAAGATGGTTTCAAAGTACAGCGGGCTTGAAGGCTCGCTCGGAAGCTTCCTTCTCTGGAACGTCCTTGAAGAGAAGATACGCGAGCTCAACAGGGGCTTCTTTGCCAACCTGACTGAGGAGGAAGAGGAGAAGGTCTGGGAGGAGATAAGGGGCAACCTCGAAAAGGCCGACGAGGTTGAGATGCTGGAATACATCAAGTACGGTCTTCCGCTCACGTCCCTGGGCAGGCACGACAGGGTTATTCTCATTGATTACGACAATCCAGCCAACAACGTCTTTTTCTTCCTTCATGAAGCCAAGTATCCGGGCTTTCCCGAGAACATCAAGCCCGACTTTACTCTCTTCATAAACGGCATTCCAGTCGTCATCATCGAGGCGAAGGCCAAGGGCATCATCGAGCTTGAGGACATCGACTGGAGAAGGTGGTCGAAGGTTCATGGCACGGAAGAGGAGGCCTTAACCCAGATAAGGAGGTATGAGAGATATTCCAAGCCACTCTTCCGATTCGTCCAGCTTGGAGTGGCATACGGTGATAAGCAGCTTTACACCCCCACGATGCCGAGGGAATCCGGGGGTGCCCCGGCCTTCGAGTGGAGGTATCCGAACGAGGAAAGGCCCGATGTCTTCGACCTCCTCTCCCCCGAAAGGCTCCTCGACGTGTTAAGGTATTACACCTTCTTCTTCAGGAAGAACGAGAGGGGCGCGAAAAGGATTAAGGTCATCGCGAGGTGGAACCAGTACAGGGCAACGAAGAGGATTATCGAGAGAATCGAGGAATACCTCTCCCAAAGCGACGGGAAGAGGAACGGCCTTGTCTGGCAGTGGCAGGGGAGCGGGAAGACGTTCATAATGTTCTTCGTGGCGAACTGGTTTCTCAACAGGTACAAAGGGCGGAACCCCGTTGTGTTCTTCGTCGTGGACAGGACCGACCTCAAGGAGCAACACTCCGGTGTTTTCGAGGCGGTTGAGGACAGGGAGTTCAGGGAACACTTTGATGTCATAAAGAACATCTCCGAACTGAGGAAGCGCATCGAGGAGATGATGAAGAGCGAGGAAACCGGAAGGGTTATCCCCACCGGTTTGCACATAACAACGATTCAGAAGTTCCAGTACGGCAAGTTCAAGGACCTGGTAAGGGTGAGGAAAGTCAAAGGTGAGGAGAAGTTCGAGGCCGAGAAGGCCGTTAAAAAGCCTGAGGTCCTCTTCCTCATCGACGAGGCCCACAGAACCCAGTATGGCCGGCTTGCCGCGGTTATGAGGGCTCTCTTCCCGAGGGCGATGTTCTTCGGATTCACGGGGACGCCGATATTCAAGAGGAGCAGAAACACCTTCCAGGAGTTCGCTTACCCCAAAGACGGCGAGTACTTCCTCGACGTTTACTTCATAAGCGACTCCATCAGGGACGGCTTCACCCTCGACATAACCCATGAGGTCATCGAGGAGGAAGGCGTCTCAATTGCCCTCGACGAGAACAAGCTCAAGGCGTTCATCAATGCTTACCAGCTCAACGACCCCGAGGAGGTCGAGGCCTTCCTCATGGGCCGAAAGAAGGGCCTGAAGATGAGCTCAAGGGAACTCGCCGAAGAGCTCAGAAAGTCGAGGGTCTTCCTTGAGAGCCCCAGGGAAATCGAGCGCTTTGCCGAATACATCGCCAAGAGGATTTATGACGACACAATGGGTTTCAGCTTCAAGGCGATGGTTGTTGCTGTGAACAGGGAGGCCTGCGTGCACTTCAAGAAAGCCCTCGACAGGGCGTTTAGGGAATACTTCTGCTCCAGGGTTAGGGAGCTCGAAAAGGAGGGGAAAGTTGAGGTTGCCGAGCACTTCAGAGAGCTCTGCGAGAACGCTGAAAGGCTTTCCGAGGTCGTCATGACCTACCAGCACAACGAGACGAGCGAAGTAATCGAGGAGTTCAAGAGGTGGCTCAAGACGAGAAGAGAATTCCAAAAGAAAGATTATGACACCATTAACAGGCTCATCGTTGAGCGGTTCCAAGAGGAGGATTATCCCAAGGTTCTCATCGTTACCGACATGCTCCTAACGGGCTTCGATGCGCCGATTCTAAGAGTAATGTACCTTTACAAGCCGATATTCGAGCACAGGCTCCTTCAGGCGGTCACGAGGGTGAACCGGCCTTACCCAAACAAAGAGACTGGGGTGGTGGTGGACGGCGTTGGCCTCTTGCCCGCGGTAATCCGCGTGAAGAGCATTTACGAGATGCTGGCAAAGCAGGATCCCAAGGTGCTTGAGGACTTCCAGCGCAACTTTGCGAGGAGCATTGAAGAGAAGGTGAAGGAGTTCGAGGACAAACTCCAGAGCGTTAAGGAAGAGCTCTCAAGGATTGGTATCGAGGTCGATGTTCTCAAGGCCTTCCGGAAACAGGGCAGGTGGAAGGAGCTTGAGGGGGAGATGGACAGGGTTCGTAATATACTCGCACCGATCGCACTCGACTTCAAGGGCAACGAGCCAAGGGCCGTGAGGCTCTTCAACGACTTGCGTGAAGTTGTTTCAATGTACCGCTCCCTTGGGGCACACCCGGCGAGGCTCGCTTACATGGACGACATGGTGGCGGTTGGTGCGGTTTACTCTGCCTTCGTCCGCCTCGTTGGATTCACGGGTAAAAAGAGCAAGTTCTGGGACGATTTGCTCCGCTTCGTCCACGAGCATATGGAAGTCGGGCCGATGAGGGAGCTTGTTAAGGTGAGGCTCGGCGAGCTTTCTGGAAAAGAGGCGTCCTTCGAGATTGTTGCGCGCTTCTATAAGCTGTATTATCAGGCGGAAGACAACGCCCACGACCCCGTTTACAAGGCCATCCTTGAGAGGCTCAACCGTCTCCTTGAGGAGTGGCTCAACAGGAATATGGACCTTAAGGCCCTTGCAAAGCAGGTGAAGCTCCTTGAGGAGCAGGCCGAGGAGTATGAAAAGAAGAAGGCAGGAAGAACATGGCAGGAGTCCCTCGTTGAGTCGGTTAAGTTCTACGCCTCAAATTATCTGGGGCTTGAGAACGTTGAGCTTAAGAGGTTCCAGAGGGAGCTCAAGCGTCTCAGAAAGCTGAATCCGAGAACGGTTAGAAGACTCTCAAGTGCCCTCTTTGAGGACATTATGGAGGCCGTTACAGGGGACGACCTCGAGAAATACCGGGAACTTTCTAAGGAGATTGACAGGCTCGTGGAGGAATCCGTTGTTCCAGAGGTGCGCAGGCATGTTGGAGGAGCTGCTTGA
- a CDS encoding MarR family winged helix-turn-helix transcriptional regulator translates to MTLTKAELRVLLSIEEPITMTELANKLSLSKGTLSALLHSLEGKGLVELEGKKPMVVKPAENRVNHLLRSIKLEYPHVKMEDILTGSRLKVLSTLEVEKPQPLWLIQLKANVSRATLHRVLNGLMEPLVVGRKKEGYFVSERFAPFKAFADEYFYLQNSIKAKELDPNASVVWSGVEELILATSSFKGKSVGEFQLTGLARFADFGLPLISSGVYHYYWPGQKLSLEEVIVHALKLGRDARGLLYSIVLLRGKGFDERKLKRLAAKFDVSDIVGELLEYLSGVDKPYPFPSREEVEELCRQYFGGSRDDNKGETA, encoded by the coding sequence ATGACACTCACGAAGGCCGAGCTTAGGGTCCTCCTCTCAATTGAAGAACCAATCACAATGACCGAGTTAGCCAATAAGCTCAGCCTCTCGAAGGGCACGCTCTCCGCCCTCCTGCACTCCCTTGAGGGGAAGGGTCTCGTCGAGCTTGAAGGGAAGAAGCCGATGGTTGTTAAGCCCGCTGAGAACAGGGTGAACCACCTCCTCAGAAGCATAAAGCTGGAGTACCCCCACGTCAAAATGGAGGACATTCTAACCGGAAGCCGTCTCAAAGTCCTTTCGACCCTCGAAGTTGAAAAACCTCAGCCCCTTTGGCTCATTCAGCTGAAGGCCAACGTGAGCAGGGCAACGCTTCACAGGGTTCTCAACGGGCTCATGGAACCGCTGGTTGTGGGAAGGAAAAAGGAGGGTTACTTCGTAAGCGAGCGCTTTGCCCCCTTCAAGGCCTTCGCGGATGAATACTTTTACCTCCAGAACTCGATTAAGGCGAAAGAACTCGACCCAAACGCCTCCGTCGTCTGGAGTGGTGTTGAAGAGCTGATCCTTGCCACAAGCTCCTTTAAAGGAAAAAGCGTCGGCGAGTTTCAGCTCACCGGTCTGGCTCGGTTCGCGGACTTTGGGCTACCGCTAATCTCATCGGGGGTTTATCATTATTACTGGCCCGGGCAAAAGCTCAGCCTCGAAGAGGTCATCGTTCATGCGTTGAAGCTTGGCCGGGACGCGAGGGGACTGCTTTACTCCATCGTTCTCCTCAGGGGAAAGGGCTTTGATGAGCGCAAACTCAAGAGGCTCGCGGCCAAATTCGATGTCTCCGATATCGTTGGGGAACTGCTTGAATACCTCAGCGGTGTGGATAAGCCGTATCCGTTCCCCTCTCGCGAGGAGGTCGAAGAGCTCTGCCGTCAATACTTTGGAGGTTCCCGCGATGATAACAAGGGAGAGACTGCTTGA
- a CDS encoding restriction endonuclease subunit S: MSEALPAFQFYRETRLKEVELNGRKVRIPEEWEVVELGEIAKFQRGYSYRRADLSETRTSKRFITINDLEKEGGVKRTAERIYLKESVQVKERFILSPGDILIANTDMTKGFIIGAPLIITSDLIPEDGIAVFSMDLTKLIFDKENINSHFLFYWLSWGTVRTIMKAFSQGLNVQHLNHDLVKTVKVVLPPLEEQKKIAGVLRSIDEAIQAIEESIAKLERLKKGTMETLLTRGINHTRFKTVELNGRKVEIPEEWEVVELGEVAERIKKSIDPQKLPNELFELYSIPAFHETGKPEIVKGSSIKSTKFVIDVGVVLFGKLNPRIPKIWLVTGESDYKKISSTEFIPLKPVRNLKSEFLYYALQDKYFIQISQQVVTGSTPSRQRINPNKFMKLKIPLPPIEEQKKIAEILRTIDGAIEAKREKREKLERMKRAVMEKLLTGEVRVR, from the coding sequence ATGAGTGAGGCCCTCCCAGCTTTCCAGTTTTACAGGGAGACGAGGCTCAAGGAGGTCGAGCTGAACGGCAGGAAGGTGAGGATTCCTGAGGAGTGGGAGGTTGTTGAGCTTGGAGAGATTGCAAAGTTTCAGAGGGGGTACTCATATCGGAGGGCAGATCTTTCAGAGACAAGAACCTCAAAGAGGTTCATCACGATAAATGACCTTGAGAAGGAGGGTGGAGTAAAGCGAACTGCGGAAAGGATATACCTTAAGGAGTCTGTTCAAGTTAAAGAGAGATTCATCCTTTCCCCTGGAGACATTTTAATCGCGAATACAGACATGACAAAGGGATTTATCATCGGAGCCCCACTGATTATAACTTCCGACCTTATTCCAGAGGATGGGATTGCAGTATTCTCAATGGATCTCACCAAATTAATCTTTGACAAGGAGAATATCAACAGTCATTTCCTCTTTTACTGGCTCTCTTGGGGCACAGTGAGGACAATAATGAAAGCATTCTCTCAAGGTCTTAATGTACAACATCTTAACCACGATCTGGTTAAAACTGTAAAAGTGGTTCTCCCACCCCTCGAAGAGCAGAAGAAAATCGCCGGGGTGCTCCGCTCGATTGACGAGGCGATTCAGGCAATCGAGGAGAGCATCGCCAAGCTGGAGAGGCTCAAGAAGGGGACGATGGAGACGCTTTTAACGAGGGGCATAAACCACACCCGCTTCAAGACCGTCGAGCTGAACGGGCGGAAGGTCGAGATCCCGGAGGAGTGGGAGGTTGTTGAACTTGGAGAAGTCGCCGAGAGAATAAAAAAGTCAATTGATCCACAGAAGCTCCCGAACGAGTTATTTGAACTTTACAGCATTCCAGCATTTCACGAAACAGGAAAACCTGAAATCGTGAAAGGAAGTTCTATAAAAAGCACAAAATTTGTTATAGATGTGGGAGTTGTTCTTTTCGGAAAGCTTAACCCAAGGATACCAAAAATATGGCTTGTTACTGGAGAGAGCGACTACAAAAAAATATCCTCAACAGAGTTTATACCTCTGAAACCAGTCAGAAATTTAAAGTCTGAATTCCTTTATTATGCACTTCAAGACAAATACTTCATCCAGATTTCCCAACAGGTTGTAACAGGAAGTACTCCCAGCAGACAAAGAATTAACCCAAATAAATTCATGAAACTCAAAATCCCCCTCCCCCCCATCGAAGAGCAGAAGAAAATCGCCGAAATCCTCAGAACCATCGACGGGGCCATCGAGGCAAAGAGGGAAAAGCGGGAGAAGCTCGAACGCATGAAGAGGGCCGTCATGGAGAAGCTCCTCACCGGCGAGGTGAGGGTGAGGTGA
- a CDS encoding HsdM family class I SAM-dependent methyltransferase has protein sequence MPRSKAKTKNGVKNGADEWAILEELQSWVRERYLLIKDAFRDKEFTQEDVEKLFEEKRKELMEKGIKEPKFTTKNVGEVLSILRKAGLITARKDVYDFRRTYYRLKFPAESKITRDRLISLLKAAADQIRGGLDYKALLVFLFYKAISDRWMKIAQDLMKEGKPKVQAYIITNKRYYKLFDEETGKLYTWHEVVKSRESIKEMANALIKISEMNEELSDLKKLVEVLGLIGFIKEDNLHKLEEIVKIFNRVDFAEFDSDILGDAYEWILSYFAPQKAKEGEVYTPREVIRLLVELLDIEDGSDVLDPASGSGGMLIEAYRYVKEKLEREGLDGEPAIMLYGQELNETTAALSKLNLILHGIQEFRIFEGADSLVNPRWEEELRENGVEDGKVDYVIANPPWNQDGYDEARLSDRRIKHIYRYGYTTKQSADWAWVQLMLYYARRKVGIVLDSGALFRGGAEKAIRQGIVEDDLIEAVVLLPEKLFYNTGAPGIIMVLNPNKPEERKGKILFINASKEFRKHPEVRKLNQLAPEHIEKIVKAYREFKEVEGFSRVVALDEIRKNDYNLNVSLYVFPEDEREHIDLAKEFKDFREIEEREKELVEKAKTYIEGIIRVMGDE, from the coding sequence ATGCCGAGGTCAAAGGCAAAGACCAAGAACGGTGTTAAAAACGGTGCCGACGAGTGGGCGATTCTCGAAGAACTCCAGTCCTGGGTTCGCGAAAGATACCTTCTGATAAAAGACGCATTCAGGGACAAAGAATTCACCCAGGAAGACGTGGAAAAGCTCTTTGAGGAAAAGAGAAAGGAACTCATGGAGAAGGGCATCAAAGAACCAAAATTCACGACTAAAAACGTGGGTGAAGTTCTCTCAATCCTAAGAAAGGCCGGCCTGATAACGGCCAGGAAAGACGTGTACGACTTCAGAAGGACATATTACCGCCTGAAGTTCCCGGCTGAGAGCAAAATCACCCGCGACAGGCTCATCTCACTCCTCAAGGCCGCGGCCGACCAGATAAGGGGCGGCCTCGATTACAAAGCTTTGCTCGTGTTCCTGTTTTACAAGGCAATCAGCGACCGCTGGATGAAAATTGCCCAGGATCTCATGAAGGAAGGCAAACCCAAGGTTCAGGCTTACATCATCACAAACAAGAGGTATTACAAACTCTTCGACGAGGAGACTGGAAAACTTTACACCTGGCACGAGGTTGTGAAGAGCAGGGAAAGCATCAAGGAGATGGCAAATGCACTCATAAAGATCTCGGAGATGAACGAAGAGCTAAGCGACCTCAAGAAGCTCGTCGAGGTTCTCGGCCTTATCGGCTTCATCAAGGAGGACAACCTCCACAAGCTTGAGGAGATCGTCAAGATATTCAACCGCGTTGATTTTGCGGAGTTCGACAGCGACATACTGGGCGATGCATACGAGTGGATCCTCTCGTACTTCGCACCCCAGAAGGCCAAGGAGGGGGAGGTTTACACGCCGAGGGAAGTGATAAGGCTCCTCGTCGAGTTGCTCGACATTGAAGACGGGAGCGACGTCCTCGACCCGGCCAGCGGTTCCGGCGGAATGCTCATCGAGGCGTACAGGTACGTCAAGGAGAAACTCGAAAGGGAAGGCCTCGACGGTGAGCCCGCGATAATGCTCTACGGCCAGGAGCTCAACGAGACCACCGCGGCGCTGTCAAAGCTCAACCTCATCCTGCACGGCATTCAGGAGTTCAGGATATTCGAAGGCGCCGACAGCCTCGTAAACCCCCGGTGGGAGGAGGAGCTCAGGGAGAACGGGGTCGAGGACGGAAAGGTTGATTACGTCATTGCCAACCCGCCCTGGAACCAGGACGGCTACGATGAAGCCCGTCTAAGCGACAGGAGGATAAAGCACATTTACAGGTACGGGTACACGACCAAGCAGTCCGCGGACTGGGCGTGGGTCCAGCTGATGCTCTACTACGCCCGGAGAAAGGTCGGCATCGTCCTCGACAGCGGGGCCCTCTTCAGGGGCGGGGCCGAGAAGGCCATAAGGCAGGGAATCGTCGAGGACGACCTCATCGAGGCCGTTGTTCTCCTTCCAGAGAAGCTGTTTTACAACACCGGCGCGCCGGGAATCATAATGGTGCTCAACCCGAACAAGCCCGAGGAGCGGAAGGGCAAGATACTCTTCATCAACGCCTCGAAGGAGTTCAGGAAGCACCCCGAGGTCAGGAAGCTCAACCAGCTCGCTCCGGAGCATATCGAGAAAATCGTGAAGGCTTACAGGGAGTTCAAGGAGGTGGAAGGCTTTTCGAGGGTTGTGGCCCTTGATGAGATAAGAAAGAACGACTACAACCTCAACGTCAGCCTCTACGTCTTCCCAGAGGACGAGAGGGAGCACATCGACTTAGCCAAGGAGTTCAAGGATTTCAGGGAAATCGAGGAGAGGGAGAAGGAGTTAGTGGAGAAGGCCAAAACCTACATTGAGGGCATAATCAGGGTGATGGGCGATGAGTGA
- a CDS encoding bifunctional DNA primase/polymerase, with protein sequence MMEEFITELKEYTEHYLKMGLTPIKVKFRDKAPAGPWESATITRKNFSEQLEDGPWNIGILCGKKSGGLIVFDYESQEAISEHYVVLEEYGLTELFETWIVETGKGVHVYFLVDWKDPNASVMMKTISLGKFFSSLEIRGEGALVVAPPSVHPSGTRYKFILGPYLPIRTITSREYAILLYTYAKTGDITSIKFEELHGILSELYPSYQEIELQPPRKPSEIPQISERFYAKLPVTEDVNSATIAELVRQYLKYLPRQDFTLTLASALARLGLHPLKSAEILANLLDDPEFTRKRSPSDGQPSQEAKKRVQAWVYAYNNAWITLRGKSLEEDFPEIKNEFITLLKERSELFTDSIRQDWWYAPNSGSRERLRGIPALTEMIADAIQRRYEQEGKSVSPEMAKEEASRIVRRIISAVKPARRKVEQFARNTRVYVMGVLNERHISPRSDLFGFLAHKLELIDPDLPVPPRALKNLYFKIRVQRVIFQDKKGIVWKGKKKLYYFKYEERPWEIFDSELITETPLTSKPIELIKAIFYRGMTFIKLYVGGAVIEGSVEKVVEDLARNGITTSHEKELLKKYFTWLSQIHNGHAYFAPGIYEANHGNFVAALPNTTDVLLPNSPLAAEVTDKLKEWSLKITEEEYEEFLEGIIKYREFLPPHVYYASMAYMGIAGFLSAIIDLTGIKPALLFLGRTAGTGKSHIAQFIAVNAYGSYVWESSAYRSDFRFDELFSASTFPVLLDDIHEYNSKKLADLKAILTSNAKSFRGRGIASVKLYELTAVPVFTANKLVPEFENDTALMDRLIILELNTPLDNKKKQRYRQELDGPVGITRGIVYAPYFVKQLVDVANDLGGKHFIKGRFRRWYDYAVQNNIIEGRDPEKFATLMVGAELLAALLHRHGLEFDIGEAARHISKVFHERETRIPPELEDLIQAVSIEKKGIILERGLLISTKTLAELRKDYPGWKIPRKPRIVAKYLEGMGYKLEEILPQKGVYVPELKKQVYGVILPWEIINEVINGHITEDGEIGLKLADEVVNVLSMEPNLTFDELIERINAPEEELSKTVRWLIDNGIVLPKEGRYKLNEKKAKEAGFNIVETFISKRAPGTANQAAPG encoded by the coding sequence ATGATGGAGGAGTTCATCACAGAGCTCAAGGAGTACACCGAGCATTATCTCAAGATGGGTTTAACCCCCATAAAGGTCAAATTCAGAGACAAGGCCCCTGCTGGGCCCTGGGAAAGTGCCACAATAACCCGCAAGAATTTCTCCGAACAGCTTGAAGACGGCCCTTGGAACATCGGTATCCTTTGCGGTAAGAAAAGCGGAGGATTAATCGTATTCGATTATGAAAGCCAAGAGGCCATTTCAGAGCATTATGTTGTTCTCGAAGAATACGGGCTCACAGAGCTCTTTGAGACTTGGATCGTTGAAACCGGAAAAGGTGTCCATGTTTACTTTTTAGTTGACTGGAAAGACCCAAATGCCTCGGTGATGATGAAGACCATAAGCCTCGGGAAATTCTTCTCGTCGCTTGAGATACGGGGAGAGGGGGCCCTCGTCGTTGCTCCTCCCAGCGTACATCCCAGCGGGACTCGATATAAATTTATTCTGGGGCCGTACCTCCCCATTAGAACCATAACTTCAAGAGAATACGCCATTCTTCTTTACACGTATGCAAAAACTGGAGATATAACATCCATAAAGTTCGAGGAGCTTCATGGTATTCTCTCTGAGCTTTATCCGTCATATCAGGAAATTGAACTTCAGCCTCCACGAAAGCCCTCGGAAATCCCCCAGATATCTGAAAGATTTTACGCGAAGCTTCCCGTTACAGAGGATGTCAACTCAGCGACAATCGCCGAACTTGTTCGGCAATATCTCAAATACTTACCTCGTCAGGATTTCACATTAACTCTCGCATCAGCACTTGCCCGGCTGGGACTCCACCCACTCAAATCTGCCGAGATCCTTGCCAACCTCCTTGACGATCCCGAATTTACCAGAAAGAGAAGCCCCAGCGACGGCCAGCCATCACAGGAGGCGAAGAAAAGGGTTCAGGCATGGGTATACGCGTACAATAACGCTTGGATAACACTTCGTGGAAAATCCCTTGAAGAGGACTTCCCTGAAATTAAAAACGAGTTCATAACCCTTCTGAAAGAGCGCTCTGAATTATTTACCGACTCGATTCGGCAGGACTGGTGGTATGCACCGAATTCGGGCTCCCGAGAACGTTTAAGGGGAATACCTGCTCTCACAGAGATGATTGCAGACGCAATACAGCGCAGGTATGAGCAGGAGGGAAAGTCAGTAAGTCCCGAAATGGCCAAGGAGGAGGCATCAAGGATTGTTCGCCGTATTATATCTGCTGTGAAGCCTGCCAGGAGAAAAGTCGAACAGTTTGCCCGCAATACGCGAGTATATGTGATGGGGGTTTTGAATGAACGACATATCTCCCCCCGGAGCGATCTCTTTGGCTTCCTAGCTCACAAATTAGAACTGATTGATCCCGATCTTCCAGTTCCCCCAAGAGCTCTGAAGAACCTTTATTTCAAAATTAGGGTTCAGAGGGTAATATTCCAAGACAAGAAGGGCATTGTGTGGAAAGGGAAGAAGAAGCTGTATTATTTTAAATATGAAGAACGCCCGTGGGAAATTTTTGACTCAGAGCTCATAACTGAAACTCCTCTGACGTCCAAACCCATCGAACTCATCAAGGCAATATTTTACCGGGGCATGACTTTTATCAAGCTTTATGTGGGAGGAGCTGTAATTGAGGGCTCTGTCGAGAAAGTTGTCGAGGATCTCGCGAGGAATGGAATAACAACGAGCCACGAAAAGGAACTTCTAAAGAAGTACTTCACATGGCTGAGCCAGATACACAATGGGCACGCTTATTTTGCTCCGGGAATTTATGAGGCGAATCATGGGAATTTTGTCGCTGCACTTCCAAACACAACCGATGTTCTCCTGCCAAACTCTCCACTTGCAGCAGAAGTAACGGATAAGCTAAAAGAATGGAGCCTGAAAATTACAGAGGAAGAGTACGAAGAGTTCCTTGAAGGAATAATTAAGTATCGGGAATTCCTGCCGCCTCACGTTTACTATGCCTCAATGGCCTATATGGGCATTGCTGGGTTCCTCTCCGCGATAATCGACCTCACGGGCATAAAGCCAGCACTGCTCTTCCTTGGAAGAACGGCAGGAACCGGCAAGAGCCACATCGCCCAGTTCATCGCAGTAAACGCTTACGGCTCATACGTCTGGGAGTCCTCAGCATACCGTTCGGATTTCAGATTCGACGAGCTTTTCAGCGCCTCAACCTTCCCCGTGCTTCTCGATGACATTCACGAATATAACTCAAAGAAACTCGCGGACCTTAAGGCAATCCTCACCTCAAACGCGAAGAGCTTCAGAGGTCGTGGAATCGCAAGCGTTAAGCTTTACGAACTTACTGCTGTGCCCGTGTTCACGGCAAACAAGCTCGTCCCAGAATTCGAAAACGACACCGCACTAATGGACAGGCTGATAATACTTGAGCTCAACACTCCCCTCGATAACAAGAAGAAGCAGAGATACCGCCAAGAACTCGACGGGCCTGTCGGAATTACACGAGGCATTGTTTATGCTCCGTACTTCGTTAAACAACTCGTTGATGTCGCCAACGATCTGGGTGGAAAGCACTTCATCAAGGGAAGGTTTAGAAGGTGGTACGATTATGCAGTCCAAAACAACATAATCGAGGGCCGTGATCCAGAGAAGTTTGCGACTCTCATGGTCGGTGCGGAGCTCCTCGCCGCACTCCTTCACAGGCACGGCCTTGAGTTCGATATTGGGGAAGCGGCGCGGCATATCTCTAAAGTGTTCCACGAAAGAGAAACTCGCATTCCGCCGGAGCTTGAAGACCTCATTCAGGCCGTTTCCATCGAGAAGAAAGGCATAATCCTTGAGAGGGGCCTTTTAATATCGACCAAAACTCTCGCAGAACTCAGAAAAGATTATCCAGGATGGAAAATCCCACGCAAGCCAAGAATCGTTGCAAAGTACCTTGAGGGTATGGGATACAAGCTGGAAGAAATCCTGCCCCAGAAAGGAGTGTATGTTCCCGAGCTCAAGAAGCAGGTTTACGGGGTAATACTCCCCTGGGAGATCATTAACGAGGTAATCAACGGGCACATTACAGAAGATGGCGAGATCGGCCTTAAACTGGCAGATGAGGTCGTTAACGTGCTCTCCATGGAGCCAAATCTGACCTTTGACGAGCTCATTGAACGAATCAATGCCCCAGAAGAAGAGCTTTCAAAGACTGTCAGATGGCTCATTGATAATGGAATCGTGCTCCCAAAAGAGGGCAGGTACAAGCTCAATGAAAAGAAGGCCAAAGAGGCTGGGTTTAACATTGTGGAAACATTTATCAGTAAGAGAGCCCCGGGAACAGCGAATCAAGCCGCCCCAGGATGA